A genomic window from Haliaeetus albicilla chromosome 10, bHalAlb1.1, whole genome shotgun sequence includes:
- the VPS35 gene encoding vacuolar protein sorting-associated protein 35 isoform X2, producing the protein MPTTQQSPQDEQEKLLDEAIQAVKVQSFQMKRCLDKNKLMDALKHASNMLGELRTSMLSPKSYYELYMAISDELHYLEVYLTDEFAKGRKVADLYELVQYAGNIIPRLYLLITVGVVYVKSFPQSRKDILKDLVEMCRGVQHPLRGLFLRNYLLQCTRNILPDEGEQADEETTGDISDSMDFVLLNFAEMNKLWVRMQHQGHSRDREKRERERQELRILVGTNLVRLSQLEGVNVERYKQIVLPGILEQVVNCRDALAQEYLMECIIQVFPDEFHLQTLNPFLRACAELHQNVNVKNIIIALIDRLALFAHREDGPGIPADIKLFDIFSQQVATVIQSRQDMPSEDVVSLQVSLINLAMKCYPDRVDYVDKVLETTVEIFNKLNLEHIATSSAVSKELTRLLKIPIDTYNNILTVLKLKHFHPLFEYFDYESRKSMSCYVLSNVLDYNTEIVSQEQVDAIMNLVSTLIQDQPDQPAEDPDPEDFADEQSLVGRFIHLLRSDDPDQQYLILNTARKHFGAGGNQRIRFTLPPLVFAAYQLAFRYKENSKVDDKWEKKCQKIFSFAHQTISALIKAELAELPLRLFLQGALAAGEIGFENHETVAYEFMSQAFSLYEDEISDSKAQLAAITLIIGTFERMKCFSEENHEPLRTQCALAASKLLKKPDQCRAVSTCAHLFWSGRNTDKNGEELHGGKRVMECLKKALKIANQCMDPSLQVQLFIEILNRYIYFYEKENEAVTIQVLNQLIQKIREDLPNLESTEETEQINKHFHNTLEHLRLRRESPESEGPIYEGLVI; encoded by the exons ATG ccaACAACACAGCAATCTCCTCAGGATGAACAGGAAAAACTCCTGGATGAAGCCATTCAGGCTGTGAAGGTGCAGTCTTTCCAGATGAAGAGATGCTTG GACAAAAACAAGCTCATGGATGCTTTGAAACATGCTTCCAACATGCTTGGTGAGCTGCGGACTTCTATGTTATCTCCAAAGAGCTATTATGAGCTCT ACATGGCAATTTCTGATGAGCTACACTACTTGGAAGTCTACCTGACAGATGAATTTGCCAAAGGAAGGAAAGTGGCAGACCTTTATGAGCTAGTACAGTACGCTGGAAATATTATTCCAAGACT GTATCTCCTGATAACAGTAGGAGTTGTCTATGTCAAGTCATTTCCACAGTCCAGGAAAGATATTTTGAAAGACCTTGTGGAGATGTGCCGTGGAGTACAGCATCCTCTTAGAGGCCTCTTTCTTAGAAATTATCTACTGCAGTGTACCAGGAATATCTTACCAGATGAAGGCGAGCAAGCAGA TGAAGAAACCACTGGAGACATCAGTGATTCGATGGATTTTGTGCTGCTGAACTTTGCTGAGATGAACAAACTTTGGGTGCGAATGCAACACCAGGGCCATAGTCgggacagagagaaaagggagcGAGAAAGGCAGGAACTGAGAATCCTAGTAGGAACAAACCTGGTTCGCCTCAGTCAGTTGGAAGGTGTTAATGTGGAGCGATATAAACAG ATTGTTCTGCCCGGAATATTGGAGCAAGTTGTAAACTGTAGAGATGCTTTAGCTCAGGAGTACCTCATGGAGTGCATCATACAG GTTTTCCCAGATGAATTTCACCTCCAAACCTTGAACCCATTTCTCAGAGCCTGTGCTGAGCTGCACCAAAATGTGAAtgtgaaaaatataattattgcTTTAATTGACAG GTTAGCTTTATTTGCACATCGTGAAGATGGACCTGGAATCCCAGCAGATATCAAACTGTTTGACATCTTTTCACAGCAGGTTGCTACTGTAATACAG TCTCGCCAGGACATGCCCTCAGAGGATGTTGTATCTTTGCAAGTTTCTCTCATTAACTTGGCTATGAAATGCTATCCAGACCGTGTTGACTATGTTGATAAGGTGTTGGAGACAACCGTGGAAATATTCAATAAACTTAATCTGGAACA tatTGCAACAAGCAGTGCTGTTTCAAAGGAGCTGACTAGACTTTTGAAAATCCCTATTGATACTTACAACAATATCCTGACAGTTCTGAAACTAAAACATTTTCACCCACTCTTTGAATACTTTGATTACGAGTCCAGGAAGAGCATGAGTTGTTACGTGCTTAGCAATGTATTGGATTATAACACAGAAATTGTGTCTCAAGAACAG GTTGATGCTATCATGAATTTGGTATCCACACTGATCCAGGATCAACCAGATCAGCCTGCTGAAGATCCTGACCCTGAGGATTTTGCTGATGAGCAGAGTCTTGTGGGAAGATTTATTCATCTTTTGCGTTCAGATGACCCTGACCAACAGTATCTG ATCCTAAATACTGCCCGGAAACACTTTGGTGCAGGTGGGAACCAACGTATTCGTTTTACACTGCCACCACTGGTTTTTGCTGCGTACCAGCTTGCTTTTCGCTACAAAGAGAACTCCAAAGTG GATGACAAATGGGAAAAGAAGTGCCAGAAGATCTTCTCGTTTGCTCATCAGACCATCAGTGCTCTGATCAAAGCAGaactggcagagctgcctcttCGTCTCTTCCTACAAGGAGCACTGGCTGCAGGAGAGATTGGCTTTGAAAATCATGAAACTGTGGCCTATGAATTCATGTCCCAG GCCTTCTCTCTATATGAAGATGAAATCAGTGATTCAAAAGCACAGCTGGCTGCAATCACCTTGATAATTGGGACATTTGAGAGGATGAAGTGCTTCAGTGAGGAGAACCATGAGCCTTTGAGGACTCAGTGTGCGCTGGCAGCCTCTAAGCTCCTTAAGAAGCCAGACCAATGCCGGGCTGTGAGCACTTGTGCCCATCTGTTTTGGTCTGGCCGAAATACTGACAAGAATGGAGAGGAG CTTCATGGAGGAAAAAGAGTGATGGAATGCCTAAAGAAGGCTCTGAAGATAGCAAATCAGTGCATGGATCCTTCTCTGCAAGTCCAACTTTTCATAGAAATTCTGAATAGATATATCtatttttatgaaaaggaaaatgaggcg GTGACAATTCAGGTTTTGAATCAGCTTATACAGAAGATAAGAGAAGATCTCCCAAACCTTGAGTCtactgaagaaacagaacagattAACAAACACTTTCACAACACACTGGAGCACTTGCGTCTGAGGAGGGAATCACCAGAATCTGAGGGGCCAATTTATGAAGGTCTTGTTATTTAG
- the VPS35 gene encoding vacuolar protein sorting-associated protein 35 isoform X1 codes for MTPTTQQSPQDEQEKLLDEAIQAVKVQSFQMKRCLDKNKLMDALKHASNMLGELRTSMLSPKSYYELYMAISDELHYLEVYLTDEFAKGRKVADLYELVQYAGNIIPRLYLLITVGVVYVKSFPQSRKDILKDLVEMCRGVQHPLRGLFLRNYLLQCTRNILPDEGEQADEETTGDISDSMDFVLLNFAEMNKLWVRMQHQGHSRDREKRERERQELRILVGTNLVRLSQLEGVNVERYKQIVLPGILEQVVNCRDALAQEYLMECIIQVFPDEFHLQTLNPFLRACAELHQNVNVKNIIIALIDRLALFAHREDGPGIPADIKLFDIFSQQVATVIQSRQDMPSEDVVSLQVSLINLAMKCYPDRVDYVDKVLETTVEIFNKLNLEHIATSSAVSKELTRLLKIPIDTYNNILTVLKLKHFHPLFEYFDYESRKSMSCYVLSNVLDYNTEIVSQEQVDAIMNLVSTLIQDQPDQPAEDPDPEDFADEQSLVGRFIHLLRSDDPDQQYLILNTARKHFGAGGNQRIRFTLPPLVFAAYQLAFRYKENSKVDDKWEKKCQKIFSFAHQTISALIKAELAELPLRLFLQGALAAGEIGFENHETVAYEFMSQAFSLYEDEISDSKAQLAAITLIIGTFERMKCFSEENHEPLRTQCALAASKLLKKPDQCRAVSTCAHLFWSGRNTDKNGEELHGGKRVMECLKKALKIANQCMDPSLQVQLFIEILNRYIYFYEKENEAVTIQVLNQLIQKIREDLPNLESTEETEQINKHFHNTLEHLRLRRESPESEGPIYEGLVI; via the exons ATGACG ccaACAACACAGCAATCTCCTCAGGATGAACAGGAAAAACTCCTGGATGAAGCCATTCAGGCTGTGAAGGTGCAGTCTTTCCAGATGAAGAGATGCTTG GACAAAAACAAGCTCATGGATGCTTTGAAACATGCTTCCAACATGCTTGGTGAGCTGCGGACTTCTATGTTATCTCCAAAGAGCTATTATGAGCTCT ACATGGCAATTTCTGATGAGCTACACTACTTGGAAGTCTACCTGACAGATGAATTTGCCAAAGGAAGGAAAGTGGCAGACCTTTATGAGCTAGTACAGTACGCTGGAAATATTATTCCAAGACT GTATCTCCTGATAACAGTAGGAGTTGTCTATGTCAAGTCATTTCCACAGTCCAGGAAAGATATTTTGAAAGACCTTGTGGAGATGTGCCGTGGAGTACAGCATCCTCTTAGAGGCCTCTTTCTTAGAAATTATCTACTGCAGTGTACCAGGAATATCTTACCAGATGAAGGCGAGCAAGCAGA TGAAGAAACCACTGGAGACATCAGTGATTCGATGGATTTTGTGCTGCTGAACTTTGCTGAGATGAACAAACTTTGGGTGCGAATGCAACACCAGGGCCATAGTCgggacagagagaaaagggagcGAGAAAGGCAGGAACTGAGAATCCTAGTAGGAACAAACCTGGTTCGCCTCAGTCAGTTGGAAGGTGTTAATGTGGAGCGATATAAACAG ATTGTTCTGCCCGGAATATTGGAGCAAGTTGTAAACTGTAGAGATGCTTTAGCTCAGGAGTACCTCATGGAGTGCATCATACAG GTTTTCCCAGATGAATTTCACCTCCAAACCTTGAACCCATTTCTCAGAGCCTGTGCTGAGCTGCACCAAAATGTGAAtgtgaaaaatataattattgcTTTAATTGACAG GTTAGCTTTATTTGCACATCGTGAAGATGGACCTGGAATCCCAGCAGATATCAAACTGTTTGACATCTTTTCACAGCAGGTTGCTACTGTAATACAG TCTCGCCAGGACATGCCCTCAGAGGATGTTGTATCTTTGCAAGTTTCTCTCATTAACTTGGCTATGAAATGCTATCCAGACCGTGTTGACTATGTTGATAAGGTGTTGGAGACAACCGTGGAAATATTCAATAAACTTAATCTGGAACA tatTGCAACAAGCAGTGCTGTTTCAAAGGAGCTGACTAGACTTTTGAAAATCCCTATTGATACTTACAACAATATCCTGACAGTTCTGAAACTAAAACATTTTCACCCACTCTTTGAATACTTTGATTACGAGTCCAGGAAGAGCATGAGTTGTTACGTGCTTAGCAATGTATTGGATTATAACACAGAAATTGTGTCTCAAGAACAG GTTGATGCTATCATGAATTTGGTATCCACACTGATCCAGGATCAACCAGATCAGCCTGCTGAAGATCCTGACCCTGAGGATTTTGCTGATGAGCAGAGTCTTGTGGGAAGATTTATTCATCTTTTGCGTTCAGATGACCCTGACCAACAGTATCTG ATCCTAAATACTGCCCGGAAACACTTTGGTGCAGGTGGGAACCAACGTATTCGTTTTACACTGCCACCACTGGTTTTTGCTGCGTACCAGCTTGCTTTTCGCTACAAAGAGAACTCCAAAGTG GATGACAAATGGGAAAAGAAGTGCCAGAAGATCTTCTCGTTTGCTCATCAGACCATCAGTGCTCTGATCAAAGCAGaactggcagagctgcctcttCGTCTCTTCCTACAAGGAGCACTGGCTGCAGGAGAGATTGGCTTTGAAAATCATGAAACTGTGGCCTATGAATTCATGTCCCAG GCCTTCTCTCTATATGAAGATGAAATCAGTGATTCAAAAGCACAGCTGGCTGCAATCACCTTGATAATTGGGACATTTGAGAGGATGAAGTGCTTCAGTGAGGAGAACCATGAGCCTTTGAGGACTCAGTGTGCGCTGGCAGCCTCTAAGCTCCTTAAGAAGCCAGACCAATGCCGGGCTGTGAGCACTTGTGCCCATCTGTTTTGGTCTGGCCGAAATACTGACAAGAATGGAGAGGAG CTTCATGGAGGAAAAAGAGTGATGGAATGCCTAAAGAAGGCTCTGAAGATAGCAAATCAGTGCATGGATCCTTCTCTGCAAGTCCAACTTTTCATAGAAATTCTGAATAGATATATCtatttttatgaaaaggaaaatgaggcg GTGACAATTCAGGTTTTGAATCAGCTTATACAGAAGATAAGAGAAGATCTCCCAAACCTTGAGTCtactgaagaaacagaacagattAACAAACACTTTCACAACACACTGGAGCACTTGCGTCTGAGGAGGGAATCACCAGAATCTGAGGGGCCAATTTATGAAGGTCTTGTTATTTAG
- the LOC104314454 gene encoding LOW QUALITY PROTEIN: histamine H3 receptor-like (The sequence of the model RefSeq protein was modified relative to this genomic sequence to represent the inferred CDS: deleted 1 base in 1 codon) — protein sequence MGQDLPWLKHSGSPRAAANVCAADGQRGGPFAAATAALLAALMGLLVLATLLGNALVILAFVVDRSLRTQSNFFFLNLAVADLPVGGFCIPLYIPYVLTGKWRLDRDLCKLWLFVDYLVCTASVFNIILISFDRFISVTRAVSYRAQKGITRNAILKMITIWIAAFLVYGPAILSWEHITQKSILPEGECHAEFFYNRYFLMIASTVEFFTPFITVIYFNLSIYLNIRKHTSLRNENLSPGEEDCEMSFQGGKREHTIFFLKPANGHKCEKKASSLSPLKKASRLSLHKLENQSLNLNVNEVLPPLQVEVETKPHRNGFYKTTENICNTTSRVDIANTMANRFRLSQDKRVAKSLAIIVCVFGLCWAPYTLLMIIRAACHGHCVQYSLYETSFWLLWVNSAIKPVLYPLCHMRFRRPFVKLLCPGKAKIHPHIFK from the exons ATGGGGCAGGACTTGCCGTGGCTCAAACACTCCGGCAGCCCGCGAGCGGCGGCCAACGTCTGCGCGGCGGACGGCCAGCGCGGCGGGCCCttcgccgccgccaccgccgcgcTGCTGGCGGCGCTCAtggggctgctggtgctggccaCGTTATTGGGCAATGCCCTGGTCATTCTGGCGTTCGTGGTGGACCGGAGCCTCCGCACGCAGAgcaacttctttttcctcaaCCTGGCCGTCGCCGACCTCCCGGTGG GCGGCTTCTGCATCCCCCTCTACATCCCCTACGTGCTGACGGGCAAGTGGAGACTCGACAGGGACTTGTGTAAGCTGTGGCTGTTCGTAGACTACCTCGTGTGCACTGCCTCCGTCTTCAACATCATCCTTATCAGCTTTGACAGGTTCATCTCGGTCACCAGAGCG gtCAGTTACAGGGCTCAGAAAGGGATAACCAGAAATGCAATATTGAAGATGATCACCATATGGATTGCTGCGTTTCTTGTCTATGGTCCAGCCATTCTCAGTTGGGAGCACATTACCCAAAAGAGCATCCTTCCTGAAGGAGAATGTCATGCAGAATTCTTCTACAACCGGTACTTCCTAATGATTGCCTCTACTGTTGAATTCTTTACACCTTTCATCACTGTTATATACTTCAACTTAAGTATTTACCTCAACATCAGGAAACATACATCCCTCAGAAATGAAAACCTATCACCTGGTGAAGAGGACTGTGAAATGAGTTTccag gggggaaaaagggaacacactatattttttttaaaacctgctaACGGACACAAATGTGAGAAGAAAGCAAGTAGTCTTTCTCCTCTAAAAAAGGCTTCAAGGCTCAGCCTACACAAACTTGAGAATCAGTCATTAAATTTGAATGTCAATGAAGTCCTTCCACCACTTCAGGTGGAAGTCGAGACCAAGCCTCATAGGAATGGCTTCTACAAAACTACAGAAAACATATGCAACACCACCAGCAGAGTGGACATTGCTAATACTATGGCAAATAGATTTAGACTTTCCCAGGATAAAAGAGTAGCAAAATCTTTAGCAATTATTGTCTGTGTGTTTGGTTTGTGTTGGGCTCCATATACGCTTTTGATGATCATCAGAGCAGCTTGCCATGGACACTGTGTGCAGTATTCACTCTATGAGACTTCATTTTGGCTCCTGTGGGTGAATTCAGCCATTAAGCCTGTTCTATACCCACTGTGTCATATGCGCTTTAGGAGACCCTTTGTAAAACTCCTGTGTCCAGGAAAAGCCAAAATTCATCCtcatatttttaagtaa